From Apium graveolens cultivar Ventura chromosome 9, ASM990537v1, whole genome shotgun sequence, the proteins below share one genomic window:
- the LOC141685126 gene encoding uncharacterized protein LOC141685126: MRHAQELMGKFKEVNLEQISRAENADTDALANLGSQREATLLGVIPLKIQKQPSIFQAEAMEVDVQKEESLVTPILDYITKGTLPADKDEARRIKYKAARYVIYNENLYKRGFNRPLLRCVTGNECDYIMREVDEGICGNHAEGTSLANKILRQGYYWPIL, from the coding sequence ATGAGGCATGCACAGGAGCTAATGGGTAAGTTCAAGGAAGTTAATTTGGAGCAGATTTCCCGCGCGGAAAATGCGGATACAGATGCCTTGGCTAACCTAGGATCTCAAAGGGAGGCTACATTGTTGGGGGTAATACCCCTGAAAATCCAAAAGCAACCTAGTATCTTCCAGGCTGAGGCCATGGAGGTAGATGTCCAGAAAGAAGAATCATTGGTCACTCCCATTTTGGATTATATCACAAAAGGAACACTCCCTGCGGACAAAGATGAGGCTAGAAGGATTAAGTACAAAGCAGCGAGGTATGTTATCTATAATGAGAATCTGTACAAAAGGGGTTTCAACAGGCCTCTTTTGAGGTGTGTAACTGGTAACGAATGTGACTATATTATGCGAGAAGTAGATGAGGGTATTTGTGGAAACCATGCTGAGGGAACTTCTCTTGCTAACAAGATATTGAGGCAAGGTTATTACTGGCCAATCCTGTAG